The window TGCGCTCGTGACCCGGAACGCGAGCGTGCACGACGTTTAGAACGCATCTGACGGATCATGATTGGCTCCGGTCCGGTTTGGCGCGGAGCCAAATCATGATCGAGGCGACGGTTACCGTTGCCTCGTAACGGTCTTTGAGCTTGTCGTACCTGGTCGCGACGGCCCGGAACTGCTAGAGCCGATGGAAGACCCGTTCGACCCGCTTACGGTCCTTGTACCGCTGTGCGTTGAAGTTCGGCGGCCGCCCGCCGCGGGAACCCTTCCCGGCGCGGCTTCTGCGCACATCATCGCGTTCCGGAATGGTGTGCGGGATCCGCCTGGCCTTCAGCGAACGCCGGTTGGCCTTCGACCCGTACGCCTTGTCAGCGGTCAGATGATCAAGACGCTTGCGGGGCCGGCCGACACCTCCGGGCCGGGCCACCGCGACGTTGTCGAGCAACGGCACCGGTTCCCGGGTGTCGGAGGCCTGCCCGGGTGTGAGCCGTCTGACCAGACTGCGGCCGCGTCCATCAGCAAGCAGATGCAGTTCGGTGGGCAGTCCTCCTCGCGAGCGACCCATCCCTTGGGCTGCCCGCGAATCCGCCCTGCTCAACCCCCTTTACGGGCCCCGGCGGCATGCTGGTGCGCCCGCACGATGGTGGAGTCGACCTGCGCACGCCAGTCGAGATCACCGGCCGCGTCGGCCTCCGCCTGCAGATACTTCTCGATACGTGCCCAAGTGCCGTCCTGCTCCCACCGGGCGAACCGTACCGATCCGGGATCTCATCCCACTTCGCGCCGTTCTCGACGCGCCACAGGATCCCGTTGATCACCTGCCGTTGATCACGCCACCCGACCACCACGCTGCGGTGCCATGGACGGCAGCAACGGCTCCAGCCGCTCCCAGTCCTGATCATTCAGATCACCAGCCACAACACACCAACGATCGACCACAGTCATCCGTGATGATCCATCAGATGCGCTCCAAACCTGTGCACGGCCGGGCCCTCAGACTGGATCATCATCGACCTGCATGACATCGACGACCCCTCCGGGGCGAGCGTGCCGTTCTGGCTCGCCGCCTGGCGCCAGGCTCGTCTCGAACCGCCGCCGACGCAGTTGGCGTTCACCCTGCCGGCTACGACAACGCTCGGCTGGCGGTTGCGCAACCTTCGAGGACCACAGCCACGCGTGTTGACCACCATGTACGAAGCCCGCAGAGCGATCGCCGGGCGCATGTCACGCGACAACCGGCTACAAACCCGCTTGCCCAGTCTACCGGCCTCCGTCCGTACCGCCCGCCACCTCGTCGCTCAGGGATGCCGCACCTGGCACCTGCCACACCTGCAGCATGACGCACTGCTGATCGTGTCCGAGCTGTCCACCAACGCCGTGCAGCACGCCGCAACCGACTTCGTCGTCACCCTGACACGTGACGACGCCTCCCTGCGGGTGGCAGTCCGCGACGGAGCCTCCCCGTTTCCGCGTCCCGGCGATCCCCAACTCACCGGTCCGCAGGCCTTGCTTGGCGAACGGGGGCAAGGCCCGCGGCTGGTGCACACCCTCGCTACCGCATGGGGCGTCATGTCGGCACACGGCGGTAAAGTCGTCTGGGCCAACGTGCAATGACACTCAAACCGATAGCTGCACCGGGCGGTCATCAATAGCGGCAGCGTCCACCGTCGCTGCCGCACCATCGGCCGTCTACTGCTCACGACCGGGCGACCGGCCCACGGCAACGGCTGGATTGAGGACGGCGCTCGACGGTCGAGCGCGCCGTTCTGGTGGCGTCGGCCAGGCCAGCACCGGACGTCGCACGTTTCGGGCGTGCTGGAGCCGGTGAGCGGTCCAGCCGGCGAGCACGCCGCCGGCCACCGGTGCGACCAGGTAGACGGCGAGCAGATGGAACTCGCCGGACAACAGGGCCGGCCCCAGCTGTCGTGCCGGGTTGGCGGAGCCACCGGTGATGGTCCCCAGCAAGGCACCCTGAAGCCCGAACAAGCCGCCGACGACCCACACCGCCCGCCAATGCGGTCGGCAGGCCGTCATCCAGCACATCACCCCCACTATGACCAGCAGAGTCGCCGCCTCAGCGACGGCGACCGACGCGTCAGGCCAACCCGGTCCCGGCTGCACCACCGCCCAACGGACAGGCCCCCCGGACACTGAGGGGCCCCAGGCGACTCTGAGGAGAGCCGCCGCGGCGATCGACCCAGCACTCTGGGCCAGGAGGTAGGGCAGGACACGCCGGGCCGGCAGGAGGCCGGCAGCGAAGACACCCAGGGTGATCGCCGGATTCATGTGCGCACCGCTGAACCGTCCCGGCCGGGAATCGGCGAACCCGACAATGGTCAGGCCGACGAGGATCGACACGGCGGCGACCCTGATGCGTAGTTCGTTCGCCGAGGCACTCGGCGGGGCGGTGCCGATCCCCCAGTGGACCAGGCTGAAAACGGTGGCCATGAACGTCGTGGTGAGGCCGAACTCGACTCCGGCGGCACGTGCGTCGACGGCGTTGGGCCGCATGGTCACGGGCCTTGCGATCTCCATGGCATGAGCATCATCGCGAGATCACGGTGTCAGCAGGGTCCAAGGTCCTGTCACCTCAGGTCGGTCAGGTGCCTGTCCACTGCCGCTACGAGGGGTTACCGGCCGAGGGCTGACAAGGGCCTTCATCGGCGCGAGTTCCCGCGCTGGCAGACGCCGTTCGCGCAGACGGAGGGGTGTGGCCCGGTCGCGGTAAGCCCTGCCGTGTCGGGTCGTTCGGCCCTGACTGCGTTCTGGGCAGCCGCCGTAGCGTCACCTTGGGGCTATGGCCGTTCTCCTCAATCGGGAGCCGAAATGATCGTCCTCAGAAGGTTGGCGTGTGCGGTCGGCCTGCATTCGGGGCAGCGGCTCCTTCCCGACTGCCGATGCGAAAGCGTGCGTGTCTGCACCACGTGCGGCAAGACCGACAAGATCGTCCGCCACACATGGGGCGGGTTCTCCTACGCCGATGCCGGCCGCTGCGAACAGGTCCGCCGCTGCGAGCGATGCGCGACGACGCAGTCCCGGACCCGGCATGAGTGGGGTCCCTGGCGGTATGCGAACACGGAATTCGGGGCGCCGCAGATCCACCGGTGCCACCGGTGCCACGAGACGGAGAAGACCGCCTACACGCTGCGATGAGGGCGATCGGGCGGGCGATGGCCACGGCATGCGCCGTGGTGAGGCCACGAGTCCGGAGGTTCCGCCATGACCACGCGAGACGAGGTTTTCCGTGCCGAGGCGCGTACTGCCCTGGAGGTGGCCGCTCGGGCATCGCTGCGCGCTCCGTCGGTCTTCAACACCCAGCCTTGGACGTGGCGTCTCACCGGCGATGTGCTGGAGCTGTCGTCCGACCCGGCTCGCCGGCTGGGGGTGACCGACGCCGAGGGCCGTCTGCTTCTGCTCAGCTGTGGCGGCGCGCTGCACCATGCACAGGTGTCGCTGGCAGCCGCCGGGTGGCACGCCGATGTACAACGTCTCCCGGAGGAGCAGCGCCCTGACCTGCTCGCCCGGGTGAAGGTGACCAAGCCCAGCGAACCGGATGTGGAAGCTGAACTACTGGCCGCCGCCATCAGCCGGCGCCGCACCGACCGCCGCGCCTTCGGTGACCGCCCGGTGCCCGAGGAGATCCTCACCCGCCTGCGCCGGCTCGTCGAAGCGTGTGGCGCCTATCTACATGTCGTACCTGATGAGCGGGTGCCGGAACTGGCGATCTCGGTCGACCAGGCGGCCGACGCCAACTATTTCGACCCGGCTCATCGCGGTGAGCTCACCGGCTGGACGCACCGGCCGGCCTGGACCGGTGACGGCGTGCCGCCCAGTACCGTCGTCCAGCCCAGCCAGCGACGTGTACCGGTCCGTAACTTCCTGCCCGACGGTTCGTCCGGTCTGCTCCCCGGCGCTGACCATGATGAGGGGGCGACCTTCGTCATCATCTTCGGCACCACTGACCATCCGGTCGATCTGCTCCGCGGTGGCGAGGCCATGTCGGCGCTTCTGCTGGGGGCAACCGCCGACGGTCTGGCGTCCGCGCCCATCAGTGAGGCCGTCGAAGTGGCGTGGCCCCGGCGTCTGCTGAGCCGACTGCTCTCCGGGATCGGCGAGCCTTACCTGATCGTGCGACTCGGCTATGTCGAGGAACCCGATGAAGTCCCACCGACACCCCGCCGTTCACCTTCGGACGTGATCTTCATCGAGGACTGATCGGCAGCACACCTTGCGGTACCGCTAACTCGGTCAGTGCGGATGCTCGCCCAACAGGCGAGTGGCCAGCACCGCCGCCTGGGTCCGGCGTTCGAGGCCCAATTTCGCCAGGAGACTGGAGACGTAGTTCTTGACCGTCTTCTCGGCCAGGAACATTCGGCCGGCGATCTCACGGTTGGTGAGGCCTTCCGCAACCAGTTCGAGGATCTTGCGTTCCTGATCGGT of the Actinoplanes sichuanensis genome contains:
- a CDS encoding ATP-binding protein produces the protein MPFWLAAWRQARLEPPPTQLAFTLPATTTLGWRLRNLRGPQPRVLTTMYEARRAIAGRMSRDNRLQTRLPSLPASVRTARHLVAQGCRTWHLPHLQHDALLIVSELSTNAVQHAATDFVVTLTRDDASLRVAVRDGASPFPRPGDPQLTGPQALLGERGQGPRLVHTLATAWGVMSAHGGKVVWANVQ
- a CDS encoding MIP/aquaporin family protein — protein: MEIARPVTMRPNAVDARAAGVEFGLTTTFMATVFSLVHWGIGTAPPSASANELRIRVAAVSILVGLTIVGFADSRPGRFSGAHMNPAITLGVFAAGLLPARRVLPYLLAQSAGSIAAAALLRVAWGPSVSGGPVRWAVVQPGPGWPDASVAVAEAATLLVIVGVMCWMTACRPHWRAVWVVGGLFGLQGALLGTITGGSANPARQLGPALLSGEFHLLAVYLVAPVAGGVLAGWTAHRLQHARNVRRPVLAWPTPPERRARPSSAVLNPAVAVGRSPGREQ
- a CDS encoding Acg family FMN-binding oxidoreductase is translated as MTTRDEVFRAEARTALEVAARASLRAPSVFNTQPWTWRLTGDVLELSSDPARRLGVTDAEGRLLLLSCGGALHHAQVSLAAAGWHADVQRLPEEQRPDLLARVKVTKPSEPDVEAELLAAAISRRRTDRRAFGDRPVPEEILTRLRRLVEACGAYLHVVPDERVPELAISVDQAADANYFDPAHRGELTGWTHRPAWTGDGVPPSTVVQPSQRRVPVRNFLPDGSSGLLPGADHDEGATFVIIFGTTDHPVDLLRGGEAMSALLLGATADGLASAPISEAVEVAWPRRLLSRLLSGIGEPYLIVRLGYVEEPDEVPPTPRRSPSDVIFIED